TGAAAATGTTTTGGCGTGCTGAAGGGCTTGTTGAACAGACAGAGATGAAGAGTTTGGAAGAAGTGATGgaaatttatttggataatttaATTTCCAGTAGCTTGGTAATTTCTTTCAATGATATAGGTGATGACCCGACTTGCCAACTACATGATATTGTGCACGACTTTTGTTTGATAAAAGCAAAAGAGGAAAAGTTGTTCGAGCAGATAAGTTCAAGTGatccatctttttcttcttcagatttgATGCCACGCATGGTAAACATTTCTTATAATAAGGAGCAGTTTGGGCTTAACAATTTCATCCTGTTTAGTTCAAAAATGAAAAGGCATTCTTGTAAGAGCCTCTGTTCTTTGGAGATAACCAGAGACGAGATGGAAGATCGTCTTTCTGATTCATGTCACCTAAGAGACTTGAGGCTTCTTAGAGTGTTGATCTTGTTTCCCTCTtttatgatggtgaaagattCTTTGCTGAATGAAATAGGCATGTTGAATCATTTGAGGATCTTAAGAATTAGGACAGAAGTTAAATCTCTGCCTTCATCTTTCTCAAATCTCTGGAATCTAGAAACCCTCTTGGTTGATAACGAGTTATCAACCTTGGTACTATTACGGAGAATTTGGGATCTTGTAAAGTTGCGAGTGCTGTGCACTCATGcttgttctttcttttccttGGATATAGATGAACTAATACTGATTGTAGAGGATTTAAAGTTAGAGAACTTGAGAATATTAGAGACCCTCGTGCTTTCCTATTCGAAAGAAACAGAGGATATTTTCATAAGGTTCCCCAATCTTCAAAGGCTTGTATTTGATCTcaaggaatcatgggattattCAACAGAGCTATATTGGTTTCCAAACTTGGATTTCCTTCATGAACTAGAAACCCTCGAAGTAGTGTTTGAAAGTTCAATCACAAATCACAATGGGCCCTCTGCAGCGACAAATTGGTCATGGGATTTTCACTTGCCttccaattttaaaatattgtcGTTGTTGAACTTTCCTCTGACATCTGATTCACTATCAATAATAGCGAGACTTCCCAACCTTGAACACTTGTTCCTTACGAGAACAATCATCAAGGGGGGAGAATGGTATGAAGTATAAAACTGTTAATGGAATAAAATGAACGATGCTTCTTATTGATTGTAGACtaagtatataaaaataaaatacaacaaagagATAAACTAAGAAAAGGATAATACTTATCTATATACAAGAGTCCTAAAGATAAGGAActactaaatttgaaatttaaaaattaggaGCTGATTTTATCCTTTATTACGCCCCCGCAAGTTGGTGGTGTCAACAACACCCAACTTGGAAAATTGCTGTACAAAAGAGGCTTTGGGAAGTGGTTTTGTGAGTATGTCAGCCACTTGATCAGCTGAGTGAATGTGATGTACTTCAATAGCTTTGTTCTGGACCTGTTCACGAACAAAGTGGA
This window of the Capsicum annuum cultivar UCD-10X-F1 unplaced genomic scaffold, UCD10Xv1.1 ctg77481, whole genome shotgun sequence genome carries:
- the LOC124894788 gene encoding putative late blight resistance protein homolog R1A-3, producing the protein MKSLEEVMEIYLDNLISSSLVISFNDIGDDPTCQLHDIVHDFCLIKAKEEKLFEQISSSDPSFSSSDLMPRMVNISYNKEQFGLNNFILFSSKMKRHSCKSLCSLEITRDEMEDRLSDSCHLRDLRLLRVLILFPSFMMVKDSLLNEIGMLNHLRILRIRTEVKSLPSSFSNLWNLETLLVDNELSTLVLLRRIWDLVKLRVLCTHACSFFSLDIDELILIVEDLKLENLRILETLVLSYSKETEDIFIRFPNLQRLVFDLKESWDYSTELYWFPNLDFLHELETLEVVFESSITNHNGPSAATNWSWDFHLPSNFKILSLLNFPLTSDSLSIIARLPNLEHLFLTRTIIKGGEWYEV